The Candidatus Cloacimonas sp. region TTGCCCATAAAATTTTTCTCACCCCAGGCTTCATATGCCTGAAGGATTATTGCTTCGGTATCAGAAATGAGAGAGAATGGAAGGTTAAACTTCTCAACGAATCCTTTGTGTGACTTTTCGTTGTCTTTGCTTACGCCCACTATCTTATAACCCAAAGACTCAAATCTGTTGTAGTTGTCTCTAAGGTCACACGCCTCTGC contains the following coding sequences:
- a CDS encoding peroxiredoxin; the encoded protein is AEACDLRDNYNRFESLGYKIVGVSKDNEKSHKGFVEKFNLPFSLISDTEAIILQAYEAWGEKNFMGKHYVGIIRKTFVIDENGAILDIIEKVNTKTHTAQIL